A genomic region of Raphanus sativus cultivar WK10039 chromosome 6, ASM80110v3, whole genome shotgun sequence contains the following coding sequences:
- the LOC108810912 gene encoding LOW QUALITY PROTEIN: CRIB domain-containing protein RIC5-like (The sequence of the model RefSeq protein was modified relative to this genomic sequence to represent the inferred CDS: substituted 2 bases at 2 genomic stop codons) — MAASAIADSVTRDQRSQSYIATGGPRCFLVAXHASXVCISKLKLTSSMKGLLKGLRYIARIFEDNKEPEMQIGKPTDVKHVAHIGWEGPSATTPSWMHDYKSPTAEEKGSSNKKPREKQKKKGRRKASTGTNNSPAESPSRVGGSTRPSRRSTGKQREQSTGSGSESGSGLDLAQQNDQPVGQKQSRQKKSKGTTGGGGGSSVGPAKTKETDISVRATIPCVGGLGSSTGR; from the exons ATGGCAGCATCGGCAATTGCAGATAGTGTCACAAGAGACCAGCGCTCTCAATCGTACATTGCTACTGGGGGTCCGAGATG TTTTTTGGTTGCTTGACATGCAAGTTAGGTATGCATTAGCAAGTTGAAGCTGACCTCATCGATGAAGGGTCTATTAAAAGGATTGAGGTATATTGCTCGCATCTTCG AGGATAATAAGGAACCAGAGATGCAGATTGGAAAACCGACCGATGTGAAACATGTTGCTCATATAGGATGGGAAGGGCCCTCTGCTACGACCCCAAGCTGG ATGCATGATTATAAGTCTCCAACGGCTGAGGAAAAAGGAAGTTCCAACAAGAAACCCCgggagaagcaaaagaaaaagggGAGGCGTAAAGCATCCACAGGCACAAACAACTCACCTGCAGAGTCTCCATCAAGGGTAGGAGGTTCAACAAGGCCATCAAGACGAAGCACGGGTAAACAGAGAGAGCAGAGCACGGGTTCAGGGTCGGAGTCAGGTTCAGGGTTAGACTTAGCTCAACAGAATGATCAGCCTGTGGGACAGAAACAGTCGCGGCAGAAGAAGTCAAAAGGAACaacaggaggaggaggaggatcgtCTGTTGGGCCTGCAAAGACAAAAGAAACAGATATATCCGTGCGTGCAACTATTCCTTGTGTGGGAGGTCTTGGAAGTTCTACAGGAAGATGA
- the LOC130495888 gene encoding 60S ribosomal protein L36a: MVNIPKTKKTYCKNKECKKHTLHKVTQYKKGKDSLAAQGKRRYDRKQSGYGGQTKPVFHKKAKTTKKIVLRLQCQTCKHFSQHSIKRCKHFEIGGDKKGKGTSLF, translated from the exons ATG GTGAACATTCCAAAGACAAAGAAGACATACTGCAAGAACAAAGAATGCAAGAAGCACACATTGCACAAGGTTACCCAATACAAGAAGGGTAAAGACAGTCTCGCCGCTCAAGGGAAGCGTCGTTATGACCGTAAGCAATCTGGCTATGGTGGTCAGACCAAGCCTGTCTTCCACAAGAAG GCTAAGACTACGAAGAAGATCGTCCTCAGGCTTCAGTGCCAAACTTGCAAGCACTTTTCGCAGCACTCAATCAAG AGGTGCAAGCATTTTGAGATCGGTGGAGACAAGAAGGGCAAGGGAACATCTCTTTTCTAA
- the LOC108806200 gene encoding phosphate transporter PHO1 encodes MVKFSKELEAQLIPEWKEAFVNYCQLKKQVKKIKISRKPKPASLYPIAHHPDFGRSLFDPVRKLARTFSDKLFSSSEKPEIIQVRRRKSSEDGDDVEEIYQTELVQLFSEEDEVKVFFARLDEELNKVNQFHKSKETEFVGRGEILKKQLDIFAELKQILSDRKKRSLSGSNSQRSFSSSARNSDFSAGSPGELSETQSETSRTDEIIEALERNGVSFINSATRHKTKGGKPKMSLRVDIPDAVAGSDGGGARSIATATSVLWEELVNNPRSGGGDFINRKKIQCAEKMIRKAFVELYKGLGLLKTYSSLNMIAFTKILKKFDKVSGQQASSSYLKVVKRSQFTSSDKVVRLMDEVESIFTKHFANNDRKKAMKFLRPHQQKDSHMVTFFVGLFTGCFVSLFSIYIILAHLSGIFTSGAQVSYLETVYPVFSVFALLSLHMFMYGCNLFMWKSTRINYTFIFEFAPNTALRYRDAFLMGTTFMTSVVAAMVIHLILRAAGFSASEVDTIPGILLLIFICVLICPFDTFYRPTRFCFIRILRNIVCSPFYKVLMVDFFMADQLTSQIPLLRHIESTACYFMAQSFRTHEYNTCKNGRIYRELAYLISFSPYFWRAMQCIRRWWDESNPDHLVNMGKYVSAMVAAGVRITYARESTTGWLSVLLVSSVVATLYQLYWDFVKDWGLLNPKSKNAWLRDDLVLKNKNYYYFSIVVNLVLRVAWIETIVRFRVNPVQSHLLDFLLASLEVIRRGHWNFYRVENEHLNNVGHFRAVKTVPLPFRDMDSDD; translated from the exons atggtgaagtTCTCAAAGGAGTTAGAGGCACAACTCATACCAGAGTGGAAAGAGGCCTTTGTTAACTATTGTCAGCTAAAAAAgcaagtaaaaaaaatcaaaatttctcGTAAACCAAAGCCGGCTTCTCTTTACCCCATTGCTCATCATCCTGATTTTGGTCGATCTCTTTTCGACCCGGTTCGCAAATTGGCCAGGACCTTCTCGGATAAACTATTTTCCTCCTCAGAAAAACCAGAGATTATTCAG GTAAGGAGAAGAAAAAGCTCAGAAGATGGGGATGACGTTGAGGAGATTTACCAAACTGAACTTGTTCAGTTGTTTTCTGAAGAAGACGAG GTTAAAGTGTTCTTCGCAAGATTGGATGAAGAGTTAAACAAAGTGAATCAGTTTCACAAATCAAAAGAGACAGAGTTCGTGGGAAGAGGAGAGATTCTGAAGAAACAGTTGGACATTTTTGCAGAACTCAAACAGATCTTAAGTGATCGGAAGAAGAGAAGCCTTTCTGGCTCTAATTCACAACGCTCCTTTAGTTCTTCTGCTCGAAACTCTGACTTCTCTGCAG gGTCACCAGGAGAACTAAGTGAGACACAAAGTgaaacatcaagaacagacGAAATCATAGAGGCATTAGAGAGGAATGGTGTGAGTTTCATAAACTCTGCTACGAGGCACAAGACAAAAGGAGGCAAACCCAAAATGTCTCTCCGCGTCGACATTCCCGACGCCGTGGCCGGATCTGACGGTGGTGGTGCAAGATCCATCGCTACGGCCACGTCGGTACTATGGGAGGAGCTTGTTAACAACCCAAGAAGCGGCGGAGGAGATTTCATCAACCGGAAAAAGATTCAGTGCGCAGAGAAGATGATACGTAAAGCCTTTGTTGAGCTCTACAAAGGTCTTGGCCTGTTGAAGACCTACAG TTCACTGAATATGATAGcttttacaaaaatattgaaGAAATTCGACAAg GTTTCTGGTCAGCAAGCATCATCAAGTTATCTAAAGGTCGTAAAAAGATCGCAATTTACCAGCTCTGATAAG GTGGTAAGACTGATGGACGAAGTGGAGTCCATATTCACAAAGCACTTCGCAAACAATGACAGGAAAAAGGCCATGAAGTTCTTGAGACCCCACCAGCAGAAAGATTCTCACATGGTCACTTTCTTTGTTg gatTATTTACGGGTTGCTTTGTCTCATTGTTTAGTATTTACATAATACTGGCCCATCTTTCTGGAATTTTCACCTCTGGTGCTCAAGTTTCATATTTAGAGACTGTTTATCCTGTTTTCag CGTTTTTGCGTTGCTGAGTCTACACATGTTCATGTATGGATGCAATCTGTTTATGTGGAAGAGCACGAGGATAAACTACACCTTTATCTTCGAGTTCGCACCAAACACAGCGTTGCGTTACCGAGACGCGTTTCTAATGGGAACCACGTTTATGACATCAGTCGTGGCCGCTATGGTTATACATCTCATCCTCCGCGCCGCCGGTTTCTCCGCCAGTGAAGTCGACACCATTCCTGGCATCCTTCTCTTG ATCTTCATTTGTGTCTTGATATGCCCTTTCGACACATTCTATCGTCCTACAAGATTCTGCTTCATTCGCATCTTACGTAACATTGTCTGCTCACCGTTCTACAAG GTTTTGATGGTTGACTTTTTCATGGCTGATCAACTTACTAGCCAG ATTCCATTGCTGAGACATATAGAGTCAACCGCGTGTTACTTCATGGCTCAAAGCTTTCGAACACACGAGTATAATACCTGCAAAAACGGAAGAATCTACAGAGAACTTGCTTACCTAATCTCTTTCTCACCTTACTTCTGGCGTGCCATGCAA TGCATAAGGAGATGGTGGGACGAATCAAACCCCGATCACTTAGTCAACATGGGGAAATACGTTTCGGCGATGGTTGCTGCCGGAGTCCGCATAACCTATGCAAGAGAAAGCACCACCGGGTGGTTATCCGTCCTGCTGGTGAGCTCAGTCGTGGCCACGCTTTACCAGTTATACTGGGACTTTGTCAAAGATTGGGGTCTTCtgaaccctaaatccaaaaACGCATGGCTAAGGGACGATCTAGTTCTCAAGAACAAGAACTACTACTATTTCTCCATT gTGGTGAATTTGGTATTGCGAGTTGCTTGGATCGAGACGATAGTAAGATTCAGAGTCAATCCTGTTCAGTCTCActtgttagattttttattgGCATCACTTGAAGTCATTCGTCGAGGTCATTGGAACTTCTACAG AGTGGAGAATGAGCATTTGAACAATGTAGGCCACTTTAGGGCAGTGAAGACCGTACCATTACCATTCCGTGACATGGATTCAGACGATTAA